In Rhodothermales bacterium, a single window of DNA contains:
- a CDS encoding tetratricopeptide repeat protein codes for MRFAFHGMHLIAILLVGLLAMPGRLASAQVSEAIMAFDSGNQLYRDGQYTEAITAYTRALDLGYTSGVLYFNIGNAYFRLDELGQAIRYYEKSRLLMPESHELLHSLGIARARTVDQFSRVPRPIWVVYWDSFVARTAGRWLFWPGMIVYALVLGLLAFRVRRGSRNPWLRRLLAVSALGALVLLGAAFAASIQAERRHMAVVLAPQSALRDAPTPNAAVALTVHEGLLVEILGNAEPWVEVRLPNGARGWVDAGDLADV; via the coding sequence ATGCGATTCGCGTTCCACGGCATGCATCTGATCGCGATCTTACTCGTCGGGCTTCTAGCGATGCCGGGCCGGCTCGCGTCCGCCCAGGTGAGCGAGGCCATCATGGCCTTTGACAGCGGCAACCAGCTGTACCGAGACGGACAGTATACCGAGGCCATCACCGCCTACACCCGGGCGCTCGATCTCGGGTATACAAGTGGCGTCCTCTACTTCAACATCGGCAACGCCTACTTCCGGCTGGACGAGCTGGGGCAGGCCATCCGCTATTACGAAAAAAGCCGGCTGCTTATGCCGGAAAGCCATGAGTTACTCCACAGCCTCGGCATCGCCCGGGCACGCACGGTCGACCAGTTCTCCCGCGTCCCGCGGCCCATCTGGGTAGTTTATTGGGACTCGTTTGTGGCGCGCACCGCCGGCAGATGGCTCTTCTGGCCGGGTATGATCGTGTATGCGCTTGTCCTGGGCCTTCTGGCTTTCCGGGTGCGCCGGGGATCCCGTAATCCCTGGCTGCGGCGCCTGCTCGCCGTCTCTGCCCTGGGGGCCCTGGTGCTGCTGGGGGCCGCATTCGCCGCATCGATCCAGGCCGAACGCCGGCACATGGCCGTCGTCCTGGCCCCGCAATCGGCGCTGCGCGACGCCCCCACGCCAAACGCCGCCGTCGCGCTAACCGTCCACGAAGGCCTGCTCGTCGAGATCCTCGGCAACGCCGAGCCTTGGGTGGAAGTTCGCCTCCCGAACGGGGCACGGGGGTGGGTGGATGCCGGCGACCTGGCGGATGTATAA